Proteins encoded in a region of the Zea mays cultivar B73 chromosome 4, Zm-B73-REFERENCE-NAM-5.0, whole genome shotgun sequence genome:
- the LOC100383172 gene encoding F-box/kelch-repeat protein At2g44130-like, translating into MRSPRGGGGLEHVDLIPGIPDDVAVDCLARVPHASHRAMRRVCRGWRSAAAAPAFASARAAAGANEDLVYLMQFGNPSADDGPKDGDEGPGNAPAYGVAVYNVTTGEWRRELGAPPVVPVFAQCAAVGTRLAVLGGWDPLTFEPVADVHVLDAATGRWRRGAPMRSARSFFACAEAGGRIYVAGGHDKHKNALKTAEAYDAEADAWDPLPDMSEERDECDGMATVAGDRFLAVSGYRTARQGGFERDAEWFDPAARAWRRLERVRAPPSAAHVVVRGRVWCIEGNAVMEWMGTRRGWREVGPYPPGLKAGTARAVCVGGGEKVVVTGALDGVGGCGGRHALWVFDVTSKSWTVVPPPPEFAGFVFSVASVRI; encoded by the coding sequence ATGCGGAGCCCAAGGGGTGGAGGCGGCCTGGAGCACGTGGATCTGATTCCCGGCATCCCCGACGACGTCGCCGTGGACTGCCTGGCCCGCGTCCCGCACGCCTCCCACCGCGCGATGCGCCGGGTCTGCCGCGGCTGGCGTAGCGCCGCCGCGGCGCCGGCCTTCGCGTCGGCGCGCGCCGCGGCGGGCGCCAACGAGGACCTGGTGTACCTGATGCAGTTCGGGAACCCGTCCGCCGACGACGGGCCCAAGGACGGCGACGAGGGGCCGGGCAACGCCCCGGCGTACGGCGTGGCGGTGTACAACGTGACGACGGGCGAGTGGCGGCGGGAGCTTGGCGCGCCGCCCGTGGTGCCGGTGTTCGCGCAGTGCGCGGCGGTGGGGACCCGGCTGGCCGTGCTGGGCGGCTGGGACCCGCTGACCTTCGAGCCCGTGGCGGACGTGCACGTGCTGGACGCGGCGACGGGGCGGTGGCGGCGCGGCGCGCCCATGCGGTCGGCGCGCTCCTTCTTCGCGTGCGCCGAGGCCGGCGGCAGGATCTACGTGGCGGGGGGCCACGACAAGCACAAGAACGCGCTCAAGACGGCCGAGGCCTACGACGCGGAGGCCGACGCCTGGGACCCGCTCCCGGACATGTCGGAGGAGCGCGACGAGTGCGACGGCATGGCCACCGTGGCCGGCGACCGGTTCCTGGCCGTCAGCGGGTACCGCACGGCGCGGCAGGGCGGGTTCGAGCGCGACGCCGAGTGGTTCGACCCGGCGGCGCGGGCCTGGCGCAGGCTGGAGCGCGTGCGCGCGCCGCCCTCCGCCGCGCACGTCGTCGTCCGCGGCCGCGTCTGGTGCATCGAGGGCAACGCCGTCATGGAGTGGATGGGCACCCGCCGCGGGTGGCGCGAGGTGGGGCCCTACCCGCCGGGGCTCAAGGCCGGCACGGCGCGCgccgtctgcgtcggcggcggcgaGAAGGTGGTCGtcaccggcgcgctcgacggtgtGGGCGGCTGCGGCGGCCGGCACGCCCTCTGGGTGTTCGATGTGACGAGCAAGAGCTGGACCGTGGTGCCCCCGCCGCCGGAGTTCGCCGGCTTCGTGTTCTCCGTTGCGTCCGTCCGGATCTGA